In the Glycine max cultivar Williams 82 chromosome 19, Glycine_max_v4.0, whole genome shotgun sequence genome, CTACAATCTATATAAAGTCTAAAAGATGTTCGTGTTAAGGTTTTCGAATCACAAAAGAGAATATTTTGAGTGAAAACAAACAAGTGTGTTGTAACGTTGTTAGTCCATTAGACgaaaaaaactggggcaaattgAGTGAAACTAAGCTCTGCGTAGTCAACGAGTTTCATTGTATTCAAGCCTGTTGTGTAAACATTCTTTGAGTGATTAGAATACATTTTTCATCAAACACATTATTTGTGAAAGTCAGGAGTGACTTAATGACAAATAATACTTGAGTCTTAATCTCAGAGGGAGATTAAGTGTAGTGTCAAGAGTGGCCTAGAGAGTACTCATATCCAGAAATAGCATAAAAAAGCACTTGGTTGTAATCAAAGATTTAATCAGTGGAACCCTTCAAGGTTTAAAAGAGAACTAGATGTAGTAGGTTgaagtgaaccaatataaaacctttgtgttttcatttttgCTTCTATATgacttgttcttttctttaagtTATTTCTAcacttttatttacattttaatcaTTGACCACACATTGGGCAATCAATTAAGAATTCAATAACTCTCCTAATGAAGTTTTAGCAGTTTCAAGCTGTTGAGCATCACCAGCTGCTTAACTAATTTCTTGTAAAGCCAGATAATGTTATTTTGCTTCTAGACAATCCTGTACCAGATTGATCACTGGTAGATACACATTTATAAACAATCTATTATTCATTTCTTATGTCCATaccataaatttttcttttgccTGAAATATTACTATAATTAGCAACATTGATAATTTATTGCCCGTTCTGTTTAGGATAACTATCAGCTAAacaatctaatatatatatatatatatatatatatatatatatatatatatatatatatatatatatatatatataacataatcatgattttgttgtatattgTTTTTGCCCTAGACATAACAACTAAAACACATTTTCATAGTAGAAAAAGGATGTCAAAAAATTACCCAATGAAACGTATTTTCGTGTACAAAATTCAAAAcggaaacatatttttgtttgtgtaattttttcgCACCCACTTTATATACAAAGAGAATATGTTTCTGCTAGGTATTTTTCATGAAGAATTAATTGCAGAATTAAGTTACATTCTttacttgaattaattttgatacaaattatattaatgacGACACAcactacatttttttaatagtaatcaaattaattgttacctaaattatcttttatttaaatttaaattaatgatgacaTAAATTACTCTTTTTAATTGTAATCAAAATAATACTATGATTTGATTATCAATAATACTTGAGCTGGGAAAGGCTCACAAATTACTGGGAAAAGATGTTTGTAGAGGTAGAATGGAAGAAGCCTCCAACAGAAGTTGAATCTTTACGTGTTCGCTTGCTCTATGCTGGGACAAATTACATGAGAATGGTGGAACCCCTTGCTATTGCTCAGTACTACAGAGAGGGGGGTAAAGATTATATGAAAGAAAGGTCTAAACACTTTGTATGGTTGGAGGAGTTATTGTTGAAGGAACAGAAACAAAAAGACACAGGCAATTCAAACGATACAAACAAAAAGAATGTGGAAATCATTTTAACTTATGATTCTTGCTTTTGGGCACATGTTGAAGAAGCTCTTCTTTTGTGCAAACAATTGGTGAATGTACAATATAGCGTGACTGAGAAGGAAGAGGCAACTAGGAAGTTGCTCGAATTCGAGAAGTATGTTTATAGGTTGCTCACGAAATATGAAGTGTCACCAGAGATTTTCCTGATGAAAAGCAGCTACATGACTTGGTGTGAAATGAGTATAAGGCAATTGAGAATACGGAAACTTCATATAATTCACCACTAAAAGACTTCATGAGCAATtgctttaaatttctttaaattacttttctaacggtctattttgtttttatttgtttcaattatGGATTAAAgtgattcttatattttaagaataagtcatttttaattttcagttttCTTGAAATTAACAAATGATTAATTTCTGTTTTGTTATATATTGCATTGCTGTCCAGAACAATTTAATtcagaaaaaaatcattatatttcTTCTATATTGGattgtctctcttcttctttgtttactatattttttctGCTACAAAACTAACAACAATCCTGATTATTATGTGCAGTATGCTAAGAAAACTTACAATTTCCCTCCTATGGCATACTGATTAATGAACGTCCGCATGGTTCAAcagcataaaataaattatgattttattatacttTGCACTTTTAGAcctattttgtattttctttattgattttgggcTGGGACCTTGTTATATTACACCTGTTTTGTGTTGTTGTGATAGTGAAAGTTCTTGCAGTTGTCTTCAATCCCTTGCAAACCATTACTCTTCTTCTTGGAAATTTTAGTATGGAAGCTCGTTAGTATTAAAGTAATCTGAAAGGTCAAAGTTTGCATGAAGTACTGTAAAGAATAGATAAGCAAAAAAGAGAACAGAACACAAGCTTCTATGGAGGGAGAAAACTTTTATTCAGCATTCTTATGCATACATTtggatagaaaaagtacaataTTAAGTAAAATACCGATTTAGCATAGCCATTCGCCCAAAACATGAGTCATCTCCGATTCCAAATTTTACCTACTTCGGCCAAACTAAACTTGTTTctgacatgaaaatataaaatgtaaccAATTTAACTTCCAAATCTTGATCTAAACACCTCAAACTTTCCCTTTGAGTTACGTGTGTCTTCacagtaaattaaaatatgaccATTAGGATTGAAATCATATTTATATCTATAGATATGATCCTTGTGTCTCATTTGAAGTTCTTGAAATACTTGGACGACAAAAATCTAAAACTTTCAAATTCAAAGAAGATTAGGCGAAAACGGTATGTTTTCTTGCTGAAGGATCCTCATATAAATACAATTTAATTACAAGCCGTCAAAGGTGATTTTCAGTCCACTAAATTAGCTAAACTGTCATATGTACTATAGAGattaacattttttgttttatcaattGCAATTTCACCATGTTTATTTTTGGTACAGCTGCAACTAGACCATTATTAGAATACTAAAAGCTTCTTCAGTGCTGatgttttatgaattatttaataaatttttaacattgaAGCAGATCACGCTTGAAAGTGTATTACTTGTATAAACAATCATGGCCTAATTCAttcttaagaattaaaaaatcatttttaattacaaaaattaatgtgACATTAAACAGTCATTCTAACAATTTTagaattgaaataaatttttgtgaaatttttaAATGTACCTGATATTGTCGGACTAACAAATTTTAAGCCATCGTCATTTTACATGTTCTAATAGAATTAGATTTCAGTTCCATGAAGCTATTTATCACTACAAAAAGTAAGTAATTcatttgaaagaataaaaaaattataattattaataaaaattaacagttaaaattataattaaataaacatacatatataaaaattgtataattatttaaatttcaacatttaatttttcaattaaacttcatattttACCAAGAACTTTCTCATGTGCCCAAAGGCCTAAACTCAAACCATAAACAACgacaaacaaaaaggaaaaaggaagggaaATAAAGGACAGTGACAATAAtaatagaggaaaaaaaaaccatttttcctTATGTTATTCAAGTACCTAGTTGtttcaatttataataaaaaaaaaaacattgacgCGGGTGTTGACTTACGTTGTTCCATTCTTTGCAATGGCATCATCCCTTAGCACTTCTCATCCTTAACCATTATCTGTCAAAAACTCACTGCATCAAAACCTTCTAATTCAAGTCGCATGTTCTTCTACCTTAAGGAAGAAGTGAAGAACCATGAGCCAACCTACACTGTATGCAATAAGTGAAACATTACTCCTTCCTTGTTGGGTTTCTGTTTTTACCTGAAAACTCATAAAAGAAAGTAACATGAACTGTTAATTCTCATAGTGTTACTTATGTTGGATTTTGTGTGCTTGTGGTTGCAGATTTAGCAGTGGATTCGAGCTTGCATCTTCTGTGACAAGCTCTGTCCTTCTTCACAGATCATGGAATGTTATCACGTCCCGTTATGCCGGAATCGTTACAAACGTGGGAGAGGGAGTATCATGGAAAGTTTATAGAGAACCAGGTTCGGATTTGACGATTATAGCCTTTGAGGTCAAGCTAGATTTTTCTAATGTTCAAGCGGGTTTGGTTTCATCTAATACTCTCAGGGAGAATAATTTCCATCACTTTGAGTTTCTGTGTACCAAGAAAGATCCATTTTTTTCTGTTAACAAGACTGCAATTTCACTCTTTTCTGAAAACTATGAGAAGCTTGATCAACTGAAATCCGAGGTACATCACCTCCTTTCACTTGTTATTATTAGTTATATGCCTATTCtggttttaatttgaaaatcgcaAGCTGAAAAAACCATATCTTAAGTGTGGATACTCAATTGATTCTGTTGAAATCGCTacaaatttctaaaatattcttaaatataatatgtataaaaatagtagaatatcctagaactatagaatatggtagaacaatctagaactataatgtgtatgaatatgataaaacaatctagaactataagtctatgtataagatagaagaatctagaactatcatgatactaatctatcatgaaaactctagaaatacctaaagtaatgtagaaacattcaccaccattgagaggttggtgacttgagcctataaataggcaattggtatgttgtaattgacaatccaagaaatcaatgacatagccttcttccaaaaataattctctaaaactatcaactatcaactatcatctaaCCAACTACCAACAGTGGCATCAGAGCTACGTTCGGTCATACATTGGGCGTAGTTATCTTACCTACCTACCATTCCAAAATCCTCCcaactacttcaaaaatttcCTTTGTACTACTAACCcactctaataatatttttctaagcTATGGATAACACTACTCAATCGTCAACTATTTTTGTCCCTATCTTCAatggtgaaaattatgatttctggcgtgttaaaatggaaacatatttttgatCTCAAGATTTATGGGACATAGTAGAAGAAGGCTTCACCATTCCCACGGATACTTAAGCTCTTAATGCATCTCaagaaaaagagttgaagaaaaataaacagaaaaattcaAAGGCGTTGTTCACCTTGCAACAAGCGGTGACTGATCCAATTTTCTCAAGAATTATGGGAGCTAAGACTGCCAAAGAAGCGTGGAACACATTGCAGGAGGAGTTTCAAGGAAGTGTTAAGGTACGTGCCGTTAAACTTCAATCTCTAAGAAGAGATTTTGAActattgaagatgaaggagtcTGAGACAGTTAAAGATTACTATTCTAAAGTTAAAGGAATAGTTAATCAAATGAGATCTTTTGGGGAAGATAATCTTGATaagaaaattgttgagaaaattctaattacTATGCCCCAAAAGTTTGACCCAATCGTGACAACGATTGAGGAAACCAAAGATCTGTCCACTTTATCAGAGACAGAACTTGTGGGCTCTCTTGAAGCATATGAGCAAAGACTGTATaggcataaaaaaaatacaattgaaaATGCCTTCCAgtcaaagtttaaatttcagccccaaaacaaagaaaatagaggaaagaaaaattatggagaaacttctagaagaagagaaggttctaGGAATTTCCTTAAGAACAAAACAGATAAAAATCCTCCATGCAATATATGCAAAAGGCAAGGCCACGCAGAGAAAAATTGTTGGTTTCGTAATATGCCACAATGCAACCATTGCAAGAAGTTCGGGCACGTAGAGAAAAATTGTCGCAACAAAAATAGGCATTAAGCTAATATCGCAGAGGAGCatgatcaagaacaatgtaCGTTCTACGCCACTCAAgactcaataaaagaaaagggaggaAACTGGTACTTGGATAATGGATGTAGCAATCACATGGCCAAGGATGAGACTATTTTCAAAAGTATTGATGAGTCTGTCAAAGTCAAAGTTCGACTGGGAAATGAAAGTGTGGTTGAATCAAAAGGCAAAGGCACTGTCATGGTGGAGACAGATATAGGTACGCGACTCATCCATGATGTCTTACTAATTCCCAGCCTAAAAGAAAATCTTCTAAGCATTGGCCAAATGGTGGAAAGAGGCTACACACTTCACTTTGAAGGAGGTGTATGCAAAATCttagacaacaaaaataaaaggtctGAGATAGCCCAAGTAAAGATGAATAAGAGCAATAGAAGCTtccctttaaatttaaaatatgcaacaaacaTTGCCATGAAGGTACAAGTTGATGATTCATGGCTATGGCATCGAAGATTTGGCCACTTCAACTCACATGCCTTGAAGTTGTTACATGAGAAGAACATGATGAGAGATCTTCCAAGCATAAAGGAGAACAATGAAGTGTGTAAAGGATGTCTTCTTGGTAAGCAACACCGATTTCCTTTCTCAACAAATGGAGCATGGAGAGCGAAAGATCTATTGGAGCTGATACATACGGACGTTTGTGGACCAATGAGGACGCCATCACATGGGAACAATAGGTACTTCATACTCTTCATTGATGACTTCTCTAGAATGACATgggtatattttctaaaagaaaaatcagaagtctttggagtattcaaaaagttcaaggcccttgctgaaaatcaaagtggaAAACGGATAAAAGTACTAAGAAGTGATCACGGCAAAGAGTACACCTCTCGCgagtttgaaagattttgtgAGGATGAAGGCATTGAGAGACAACTTACAGTCGCATattctcctcaacaaaatggagtgtcCGAGAGAAAGAATCGCACAGTTATGGAGATGGCTAGATCGATGCTCAAGGAAAAAGGGATTACTTAACACATTCTGGGCTGAAGCAGTCTACACTGCTGTTTACATACTCAACAGATGTCCAACTAAGTCTGTAAAAGACAAGACTCCAATTGAAGCTTGGAACGGGAAGAAGCCATCAGCAAAGCACCTAAGGGTCTTTGGATCTATATGCTACATTCATATTCCAGACGTGAAGAGGCACAAGCTTGAAGACAAGACTATACgaggtatcttccttgggtatagCAATATCTCTAAGGGCTACCGTGTCTACAACTTGCAAACTAAGAAACTCGTCATTAGTCGAGATGTTGAAGTTGATGAATATGCTTCATGGAATTGggatgaagaaaaagtggagaagAACGTTCTTATACCCGCTCAACTACctcaagaagaagatgaggaagAAAACCCAGGTGAACCACCTTCACCTCCATCAcaacaacaagatcaagaacTATCATCACCAGAGTCTACTCCAAGACGAGTAAGATCTTTGGTGGACATATATGAAACCTGTAACTTGGCCATACTTGAACCTGGAAGCTTTGAAGAAGCGTCAAAGCAGGAAATATGGGTCAAGGCAATGGAAGAAGAGATACAAATGATCGAGAAAAACAACACATGGGAGTTAGTAAATCGTCCCCATGGAAAAGATATCATTGGGGTTAAGTGGGTCTATAAGACAAAGCTCAATCCTGATGGCACCATACAGAAACACAAGGCGAGGCTAGTAGCTAAGGGTTACTTACAACAACCCGGAATTGACTACAATGAGACATTTGCACCAGTATCTCGTCTTGATACCATAAGAGCTCTAATAGCTCTTGCGTCACAAAAAAGATGGAGTATCCATCAACTAGATGTCAAATCCGTCTTCCTTAAGGACGTACTTGAAGAAGAGATCTATGTGGAGAAGCCATAAGGATTCGTGTCTGAAGGCAAAGAAAGCAAAGTGTTAAGACTAAGAAAAGCACTCTACGATTTGAAGAATTACGAGCTATGCTCGGAGTCAGAGAAATTTGcatcaaggaggagtgttgaaattgttacaaatttctagaatattcttaaatataatatgtatgaaaatagtagaatatcctagaactatagaatatggtagaacaatctagaactataatgtgtatgaatatggtaaaacaatctagaactataagtctatgtataagatagaagaatctagaactatcatgatactaatctatcatgaaaactctagaaagacctaaagtaatgtagaaacattcaccaccattgagaggttggtgacttgagcctataaataggcaattggtatgttgtaattgacaatccaagaaatcaatgacatagccttcttccaaaaataattctctaaaactatcaactatcatctaaCCAACTACCAACAGATTCTTAGACCTTCATATACAATTAACTTTGCATTTCCCTATAAATCTAGAGATTGATGATGTGTTGATTGATCAAGCTGTCCTGAATTAAGCTgtttgactttgcaaattagtCATGATCACCAAAATATCACATTGGTTAGcttcaaaaactatttttctttaagaaagAAGGAAAGTTAGTTTTTATTCTGCTTATAATAATGTTGGcatgttattgttttttatttttcaaatctaGTTCCCTATTCATGAGTAATGACCTTGGAGACAAGGTGATAAGTGAGATTGATATTTGGGAATGTAATATGCATTAGATTTTGTCACCTTGTTGGCTGTAGTTTGTAAACTAGATTGAACCGTTTAGTGTAACAGATGTGACTTTCCAAAACCTCACATATCAAAAGTACCTTAGGAGGATGAATTTAGaagtaatttgaattttgaaatattcttgtttatatatatttcttttaaaagcaCATGCACTTAGctttctttacttcttttcttcACTCATTTTCACTGTTTTTTCTGTGAAGGAGTTCTTGAGAAGAGAGTTTTAGCTGAGTGTGTTATTATCAGCGAATATCAGGGTGCTTGGGATAAAATTTTAGGGATAATGTTCAATTAACCTTATAGCAATAGtttgctaattttattttaaaagtagtgTAGATCTTCCACATTTGTAGGTATATATTGGTCTTCCCATGTAAACCCTTATATAACCAATCCTATCATAAATGCAGATTAATAGTTcaactaaattgattgttactgGGCATGGTCTTGGAGGAGCAGTTGCTTCTCTCTTTACTATATCGCTATTAAATAGCATTGGTTCTGGAAAGAATCGCCCACTCTGCATCACCTTTGGTTCACCCCTTATTGGTGACAAGAAATTGCAACAAGCCATATCACGTAGTTCTAATTGGAATTCTTGCTTTCTACACGTTGTGTCACTCAAAGACCCACTTCCAACGCTCTTCATTACAAACTATAGTTCTTCACCTGCTGTATTGACTCCTGAAACAAGTGGCTACATGCCTTTTGGAACATTTTTCTTGTGTTCTGATGCAAACTCCACTTGTTTTGAGAACCCTGACTCTATTTTGGAACTTCTCATTGCAATGGGCTCAATCCACACtcagaatcaaggatttcagtCTTCTGATTACGGAAATATAGTAGAAAAGCTCAATGATAAAGTAATTTGCAAGTTCTTCAGTACAAGGGTTGAAAACATGGCTCATGCAGGTTCAGCACTTGAAAGTAGTATTAGTTTACAGTTGCAAGCATTAGCATTGACACCGCATTTGCAGGTATGTGAATATCTTCTGTTTTTTGAACAACTAGAATTATCTAATTTAAATTGAGCCTTATTTAGACTCGTTATGTGTAATCAGACTAGTATTTTGGTTAttgtaaatcaattattttcctGATCTTGTTTCTAAAATTGGCTTGCAGCAGCAGAACATTGATACCAATACTTTGGAAACAAAGATTAAAATACAAGAACAAAAATTCATTCTCCATAGGAGGATAAAAAATTTTGATCCAGCCAAAAAATTGAATGTAGTGAAGCTATGTATGTCCCAACTTGAATGGtacaagaaggaaacaaaaaatCAGCGAATAGGATACTATGATAGCTACAAGAATATGAACTCACCGTGGGATTATGATGTTATTCAGTTCCATAAAAGACTCACAAATTACTGGGAAAAGATGGTTGAAGAAGTAGAGATGAAGCCTCAGAAAGAAGGTGCAGCTTTTCGTACCCGCTGGCTCTATGCTGGGACTAACTACAGGAGAAT is a window encoding:
- the LOC100797620 gene encoding senescence-associated carboxylesterase 101 isoform X2, producing the protein MSQPTLFSSGFELASSVTSSVLLHRSWNVITSRYAGIVTNVGEGVSWKVYREPGSDLTIIAFEVKLDFSNVQAGLVSSNTLRENNFHHFEFLCTKKDPFFSVNKTAISLFSENYEKLDQLKSEINSSTKLIVTGHGLGGAVASLFTISLLNSIGSGKNRPLCITFGSPLIGDKKLQQAISRSSNWNSCFLHVVSLKDPLPTLFITNYSSSPAVLTPETSGYMPFGTFFLCSDANSTCFENPDSILELLIAMGSIHTQNQGFQSSDYGNIVEKLNDKVICKFFSTRVENMAHAGSALESSISLQLQALALTPHLQQNIDTNTLETKIKIQEQKFILHRRIKNFDPAKKLNVVKLCMSQLEWYKKETKNQRIGYYDSYKNMNSPWDYDVIQFHKRLTNYWEKMVEEVEMKPQKEGAAFRTRWLYAGTNYRRMVEPLAVAQYYREGGIDYVTQNRSKHFVRLEEWLNEGTKKATSDLSSTSKKNVEALLTFDSCFWAHVEEALLSCKELKVVREKEETLKKLVIFEEYVYGLVKNYAVSPEIFLAQSSYMCWWNEYKAIKGTFYNSALSNFMSDARKREQYALGVYDFP
- the LOC100797620 gene encoding senescence-associated carboxylesterase 101 isoform X1, which produces MSQPTLFSSGFELASSVTSSVLLHRSWNVITSRYAGIVTNVGEGVSWKVYREPGSDLTIIAFEVKLDFSNVQAGLVSSNTLRENNFHHFEFLCTKKDPFFSVNKTAISLFSENYEKLDQLKSEINSSTKLIVTGHGLGGAVASLFTISLLNSIGSGKNRPLCITFGSPLIGDKKLQQAISRSSNWNSCFLHVVSLKDPLPTLFITNYSSSPAVLTPETSGYMPFGTFFLCSDANSTCFENPDSILELLIAMGSIHTQNQGFQSSDYGNIVEKLNDKVICKFFSTRVENMAHAGSALESSISLQLQALALTPHLQQQNIDTNTLETKIKIQEQKFILHRRIKNFDPAKKLNVVKLCMSQLEWYKKETKNQRIGYYDSYKNMNSPWDYDVIQFHKRLTNYWEKMVEEVEMKPQKEGAAFRTRWLYAGTNYRRMVEPLAVAQYYREGGIDYVTQNRSKHFVRLEEWLNEGTKKATSDLSSTSKKNVEALLTFDSCFWAHVEEALLSCKELKVVREKEETLKKLVIFEEYVYGLVKNYAVSPEIFLAQSSYMCWWNEYKAIKGTFYNSALSNFMSDARKREQYALGVYDFP